In the genome of Quercus robur chromosome 3, dhQueRobu3.1, whole genome shotgun sequence, one region contains:
- the LOC126716462 gene encoding uncharacterized protein LOC126716462, producing MNLAMLPLFPQSQFPDSCSFRQWINLAFPTQTDRSGMLDSVSKLALTALLIYDSNFVIRKWISRPAHTHSGDPAHSAEDCSTHKDTKFTNHCSTLEIYEIYEPALSKFTKFTNHCSTLDTKLTNQNDSAGVELTNQNAFAEGSISETLV from the exons ATGAACCTTGCTATGCTCCCCCTATTCCCACAATCCCAGTTTCCGGATTCTTGCAGTTTTCGTCAATGGATCAATTTAGCGTTTCCTACACAAACTGATCG TAGCGGAATGTTAGATTCGGTTTCAAAATTGGCTTTGACTGCCCTGCTTATCTATGATTCAAATTTTGTGATTCGCAAGTGGATTAGTCGGCCTGCCCACACCCACAGTGGCGATCCTGCTCATTCTGCCGAAGATTGCAGCACTCATAAGGACACGAAATTTACGAACCATTGCAGCACTCTCGAAATTTACGAAATTTACGAACCAGCACTCTCAAAATTTACGAAATTTACGAACCATTGCAGCACTCTCGACACGAAATTAACGAACCAGAATGATTCTGCTGGAGTGGAATTAACGAATCAGAATGCTTTTGCCGAAGGTTCCATCTCAGAGACACTAGTTTGA